In Fusarium falciforme chromosome 10, complete sequence, a single genomic region encodes these proteins:
- a CDS encoding Ubiquitin carboxyl-terminal hydrolase: MSGGWNTIESDAGVFTSLIENLGVKDVQFEELLTLDPSELLTLQPVYGVIFLFKYPTDQPYATPEGPRDGSFDHSASENIFFAAQTIQNACATQALLSVLLNKTDDVEIGEKLGEFREFTMVLPPEFRGEALSNSDLIREVHNSFARSSPFADETDKTGAEAEDAFHFIAYTPINGTLYELDGLQPAPISHGACTSDNFASRVVEVLQRRIARYDATEIRFNLLAMCRDLRQRARDFGDEELLAREERKRRDWAFENALRRHNFVGFAGEVLKGVVRGKIAEGGDEACEKWVKESLERRKAAEQALRGRGGGGDGDGDVDMGV, from the exons ATGAGTGGTGGATGGAACACCA TTGAGTCCGATGCG GGCGTCTTCACCTCGCTCATCGAAAATCTCGGCGTCAAAGACGTCCAGTTCGAAGAACTCCTAACACTCGACCCCTCCGAGCTCCTTACCCTCCAACCCGTCTACGGTGTCATCTTCCTGTTCAAGTACCCGACCGACCAGCCCTATGCGACACCTGAGGGACCCCGCGACGGCTCTTTTGATCACTCGGCCTCGGAGAACATCTTTTTCGCCGCCCAGACGATCCAGAATGCGTGCGCCACGCAAGCGCTGCTGAGTGTGCTGCTCAACAAGACGGATGACGTCGAGATTGGCGAGAAGCTGGGCGAGTTTAGAGAGTTTACTATGGTGCTGCCACCCGAGTTCCGTGGTGAAGCCCTCAGTAACTCGGACCTCATTCGCGAGGTGCACAACAGCTTCGCCCGTAGCAGTCCCTTTGCCGATGAGACGGACAAGACgggggctgaggctgaggatgcGTTCCACTTTATCGCCTATACACCCATCAACGGGACCCTGTACGAACTGGACGGCCTTCAACCGGCTCCCATCTCGCACGGTGCCTGTACGTCGGACAACTTTGCCAGCCGCGTGGTCGAAGTGCTACAGCGCCGTATCGCCCGCTACGACGCTACTGAGATTCGcttcaacctcctcgccATGTGCAGGGACCTGCGACAGCGCGCACGTGACTTtggcgacgaggagctcCTGGCACGAGAAGAGCGCAAGCGACGAGACTGGGCATTTGAGAATGCGTTGCGGAGACACAACTTTGTGGGCTTTGCAGGCGAGGTTCTAAAGGGGGTTGTGCGAGGCAAGATCGCCGAGGGAGGTGATGAGGCTTGTGAGAAGTGGGTGAAGGAGAGTttggagagaagaaaagCTGCTGAGCAAGCCTtgagaggccgaggaggaggaggtgatggtgacggCGATGTTGATATGGGAGTTTAA
- a CDS encoding Phosphatidylserine decarboxylase proenzyme 1, mitochondrial, with protein MAPTLGPGSSQVGSHMLRCSFYARSRCANCFSPSASRHMFLNSTTRSRCLPRPSLSSIRTFASNSGKRPRFSQRLGEAMRNTKIQWYRIPVGLGIGFLGLVQFYKVSSREKERREIEDGQESTKAPKRRPRVRPDGPWQVQVMSTLPLKAISRLWGRFNELTLPYYLRVPGFKLYSLVFGVNLDEVAEPDLHVYPNLASFFYRRLKPGARPLDPNPHTLLCPSDGKVLQFGQIEGGDIEQVKGMTYSIDALLGKNTPAPSISSLSSSSSSSSSDDERTLTEISDSEELVKQDEEFAQVNGIAYTLPDLLSGAGKQGPSDKDQAMPASPGVESEVRAELALGERPWYDVLSHDKATSLYYAVIYLAPGDYHRFHSPTNWVVDRRRHFAGELYSVSPYLQRTLPGLFTLNERVVLLGRWRWGFFSYVPVGATNVGSIVINFDKELRTNSLLTDTAADRAAEEAAKRGEPYLGFAEATYEAASPVLRGHALRRGEEMGGFQLGSTIVLVFEAPAEKTDEHKERRGWAWAVEKGQTVKMGQALGRVIE; from the exons atggCACCAACCCTTGGGCCTGGCTCCTCCCAGGTCGGCAGTCACATGCTCCGCTGCTCGTTCTACGCGCGCTCTCGCTGCGCAAACTGCTTCTCACCGTCTGCCTCTCGACACATGTTTCTCAACTCGACGACAAGGTCGCGATGCCTGCCAAGGCCCTCACTATCCTCCATCCGCACCTTTGCCTCCAATTCGGGCAAGAGACCGAGATTTTCACAGCGCCTCGGCGAGGCCATGCGAAACACCAAAATCCAATGGTACCGGATCCCTGTCGGTCTGGGTATCGGATTTCTAGGCCTCGTCCAGTTCTATAAGGTCTCTTCCAGAGAGAAGGAGCGTCGAGAGATTGAAGATGGTCAGGAGAGCACCAAAGCCCCCAAGAGGCGGCCTAGAGTGCGTCCTGATGGTCCTTG GCAAGTCCAGGTCATGTCGACTCTGCCTCTCAAGGCTATCTCCAGGCTTTGGGGCAGGTTCAATGAATTGACCCTTCCCTACTATCTTCGAGTTCCCGGCTTCAAGCTTTATTCGCTCGTCTTTGGTGTAAA CCTCGACGAAGTTGCCGAACCCGACCTTCACGTATATCCCAACCTCGCATCCTTCTTCTACCGTCGTCTCAAGCCCGGTGCTCGTCCTCTCGATCCTAACCCCCATACCCTGCTCTGCCCGTCCGACGGAAAGGTTCTTCAATTTGGCCAAATCGAAGGCGGTGACATTGAGCAGGTCAAGGGTATGACCTATAGTATCGACGCTCTACTTGGAAAGAACACACCTGCCCCCAGCATCTCGAGcctgtcgtcttcgtcgtcttcgtcgtcttcggaCGACGAACGAACACTCACCGAAATTTCGGACAGCGAAGAACTTGTGAAGCAGGATGAGGAGTTTGCCCAGGTCAATGGAATCGCGTACACACTGCCTGACCTTCTCTCTGGTGCCGGAAAGCAGGGTCCCTCAGACAAGGACCAGGCTATGCCCGCATCTCCTGGTGTTGAGTCCGAGGTTCGGGCTGAACTTGCCCTGGGTGAGCGGCCCTGGTATGATGTCCTCTCTCACGACAAGGCAACTTCTCTCTACTACGCAGTCATCTACTTGGCTCCCGGCGACTACCACCGATTCCACTCTCCCACCAACTGGGTTGTTGACCGACGTCGTCACTTTGCCGGAGAGCTGTACAGTGTGTCCCCTTATCTACAGCGAACCCTCCCTGGTCTCTTCACTCTCAACGAACGTGTGGTGCTTCTGGGTCGGTGGCGCTGGGGTTTCTTCAGCTACGTCCCAGTTGGTGCAACCAATGTGGGTTCCATTGTCATCAACTTTGACAAGGAACTTCGGACAAACAGCCTGTTGACGGACACGGCAGCCGACCGGGCAGCTGAGGAGGCGGCCAAGCGTGGTGAGCCCTATCTGGGCTTTGCTGAGGCAACTTACGAGGCAGCCAGTCCCGTTCTCCGAGGCCACGCACTTCGACGTGGTGAGGAGATGGGTGGTTTCCAATTAGGAAGCACGATTGTACTAGTATTTGAGGCACCAGCAGAAAAGACGGATGAGCACAAGGAGCGAAGAGGCTGGGCATGGGCTGTAGAGAAGGGACAGACGGTCAAGATGGGCCAAGCACTAGGACGAGTGATTGAGTGA
- a CDS encoding Nitroreductase domain-containing protein, which produces MAAKLSADLVLQLAKNRRTYYALSKDLPVTAQRIQEIVKETTLQTPSAFNSQTNRLVVLFGAEHDKLWDITSDSLKAIVPPEAWETTANRIAGFKGAAGTVLFFTDLTVQESFQAKFAIYADRFPPWAQQTNAIQQYLLWTALEAEGLGANLQHYNPLIDEKVAETWKLPATWQLNAQLVFGAKAGEAGEKEYAPVEERVKVFGA; this is translated from the coding sequence ATGGCTGCCAAGCTCTCCGCCGACCTTGTCCTCCAGCTGGCCAAGAACCGCCGCACCTACTACGCCCTCTCCAAGGACCTCCCCGTGACTGCCCAGCGCATCCAGGAGATTGTCAAGGAGACCACCCTCCAGACCCCTTCCGCCTTCAACTCCCAGACCAAccgcctcgtcgtcctcttcgGCGCCGAGCACGACAAGCTCTGGGACATCACCTCTGACTCCCTCAAGGCCATCGTCCCCCCTGAGGCCTGGGAGACCACCGCCAACCGCATCGCCGGCTTCAAGGGCGCTGCCGGAaccgtcctcttcttcaccgaCCTCACCGTCCAGGAGAGCTTCCAGGCCAAGTTCGCCATCTACGCCGACCGCTTCCCCCCCTGGGCCCAGCAGACCAACGCCATCCAGCAGTACCTCCTCTGGaccgccctcgaggccgagggtCTGGGCGCCAACCTCCAGCACTACAACCCCCTGATCGACGAGAAGGTCGCCGAGACCTGGAAGCTGCCCGCCACCTGGCAGCTCAACGCCCAGCTCGTCTTCGGCGCCAAGGCCGGCGAGGCTGGTGAGAAGGAGTATGCTCCTGTTGAGGAGCGTGTCAAGGTCTTTGGTGCCTGA